In the Catenulispora sp. EB89 genome, GCTCAGTTCCACATCTGGAAGCCGTCGCTCCCGGCGCACGTCCATTGCCAGATCGCCGCGCCGTCGGCATGGCTGGTCCGGTCGGCGGCCACGCAGGTGCCGTTGCGACTGTTCTGCATCAGCGCTTGAGCCGAACCGTCGGTGTTCAGCCGGCCGCTGCCGACGAACGAGAACTGCTGACCGCCGTCGGCGGCGTCGCAGCTCCACTGGACGATCGGCTGCGCGTTGCCGGCCTTCGTCCCGTCCCACTCCAGGCAGGTGCCGGTGCCGACGTTGCGCAGGATCGGCGGCACGCCGACGCTCGATGAGACGACGGTCCACTGCTGGTGGGAATCGGCGGCGTCGCAGGCCCACTGCCGGATCGGGGCGCCGTCGGCGTGGTCGCCCCGATCGGCGTCCAGGCAGGTGCGGCCACCGGAGTTCGCGAGCTGGAAGCTGAAGCCGCCGGAGATCGCGGCCCGGGCGTCGCCGACGAAGGACCGCCAGGAGCCGTTGTTGTAGGCACTCCAGGGGCTCCAGTTCGCGCCGTGGTCGGAGACCTTCCAGGCGGCGTTGGCGTTGCACTGGATCTGGAAGGCGCAGGCGTTGGAGACCTCGGAGTGGTAGACGCTGTTCATCTGCCACAGGCCGCGGTCCTCCGAGCCGCCGGAGTTGACGTTCACCGCGCCCGGGTCGCAGCTCGATTCGGCCATGGCCACCGCGATCGCGACGACGATCTGCGGTTCCCGGCCGAGCGAGGTGGCGACGGTGCGGTCGAAGGAGTAGCCGGCCTTGGCCGCGACCTTCGCGCACAGCAGCGTCGAGGCGGGGACCTTGGCGTAGCTCAGGCCGAGGGTGTGCGGTGAGCGGTGCGAGCCGCCGTCGGCGGGGCGGGAGACGGCCCGGGCCGGAGCCGCGGCGAGGAGAGCCGCCAGAGCCGCAGTCAGAACCGTGGCCAGGGCAGCGGTCACGGCAGCGGTCACGGCCGCAGCCGGGGCGCTGGGTCGGGGGACGCGCACGCTCCACCTGTCCTCTCGACGGCCCGGGCCGGTCCGGTAAGCCATTGACTATGTGCTCTGATATCAAGTCTATGGTTCACGACCTGCGAAACCGCTGAAGACCGGCGTGGCGCGACGGGGAGGCGAACGCCTGGCGTACAGGTGGCGGATCGAGGTGCACAGTGCCGCCCGGCGTGGTCTGCTGGAGTCGAGGCGGTGATCGCGATGGTGTACGTCGTCTACTTGCAGGGCGGGCCCGAGCCACTCGGGGTGCGCACGGACAACCGCGTCGTGACCACGACCGAGGCGGTTCCGGAGATGAGGGTGCCGTGCGAGGGCGGCGTGGGGCTGTGGCGCTACGCCGACGAGCACATCACCATCGGGACGGGGCAGGCCGCGGTGTTCGAGTTCGTGGAGCTGGTCGAGCAGGAGCCGCCGCCGGCGTGACGTCGGTGCGCCGGTGCGCCGGTGCTGCCGGTGCCTCGGTACGCCGACTGGTTCCGGGGCGTCGCGGACATGACAGCGGCCCGGGTCCGACGGGAGTCTCCCCGCCGGACCCGGGCCGCTGTGCCCTTGCCCTTGCCCTGCTGTTCTGAGCCGTGTGCCCCGGCTCAGCCCATGTGGACGGCCCCGCCGGTCGGCAGGTCGTCCTTGCGCGCCTTGACCAGGGTGGCGACCACCAGGGTGGCCACGGCCAGGATGGCGGCGCTCCAGATGAACGCGGTCACGTAGCCGTGGACCGCGGCGTGCGCGGCGAGCGACGCCGGGTTCGCGGTCGGCGAGGCGTGCGAGGTGAAGTAGTTCGTCGTCGCGGTGGTGGCGAACGTCACCAGCATCGCCGTGCCCAGCGCGCCGCCGATCTGCTGCGTGGTGTTCACCAGCGCCGAGGCCACACCGGCGTCGTGGTCGGCGACGCCGATCAGCGAGGTCGAGGACAGCGGCACGAAGAACAGGCCGATGCCGAAGGACATGACCAGCTCGGCCGGCACCACGTGGGTCAGGTAGGAGGTGTCCACGCCGATGAAGGTGAACAGCACCATGCCGACGGTGGCCAGGCCGAAGCCGACGCTCATCAGCAGCCGCGGGCCGATCTGCGGCAGGAACCGGGTGGCCACGCCGGCGCCGGCGACCACGCCGAAGGTGAACGGCAGGAACGCGAAGCCGGACTTCAGCGCCGAGTACCCGAGGATCTGCTGCATGTAGTAGGTCAGGAAGATGAAGACCCCGAACATGCCCACACCCATCAGCAGGGAGCTGAGGAACGAGCCGCCGCGGTTGCGGTCCAGGATGACGCGCATCGGCAGCAGCGGGTGCGAGGTGCGCAGCTCCCAGAGCACGAAGCCGATCAGCAGCACCACGCCGGCGGCCAGCAGGCTCAGCGTCGTGGTCGAGCCCCAGCCGTCGGTGTTGGCCTTGTTGAAGCCGTAGACCAGGGCGGCCAGGCCGATGGCCGAGCTCAGCGCGCCGGGGATGTCGTACTTGGTGTTGCCGTGGGCCTTGCTCTCGCTCAGCACGCGGGTGGCCATGAACGCGGCGATGGCCGCGATCGGCACGTTCACCAGCAGCGTCCAGCGCCACGAGGCGTACTGGGTCAGCACGCCGCCCATGATCAGGCCGATGGCGGTGCCGCCGCCGGCGATGGCGCCGTAGACGCCGAACGCGCGGGCTCGCTCCTTCTCCTCCGTGAAGGTGACGGTCAGCAGCGACAGGGCCGCCGGGGCCATCAGCGCGCCGAACACGCCCTGCGCCGCGCGGGCGCTGAAGAGCATGGCGGCGTTGGTGGCCGCCCCGCCGACCGCGGAGGCCGCGGCGAACCCGAGCAGACCGATGACGAAGGCCCGCTTGCGTCCGGTGTAGTCGGCGACCCGGCCGCCGAGCAGCAGCATGGAGCCGAACGCCAGCGCGTAGGCGGTGATGACCCACTGCTTGTTGACGTCGGAGATGTGCAGGGAGCGCTGCATCGTCGGCAGCGCGATGTTCACGATGGTCGCGTCCAGCACGATCATCAGCTGGGCGATGGCGATCACGACCAGGGCCGCCCAGCGGCGCGGGTTGAGTGCCGGACTCTCCGTCTCGGTACCGGCGCCCGCGCCGGTCGGCGACAGGCTTTCTGTGGTGGTTGACATGCGCTTCTTCTCGCTTTCGACGGGCGGCCGTTTCCGGCAGCACTCGATCGACGCGCGGCCCCCTCGAG is a window encoding:
- a CDS encoding RICIN domain-containing protein; translated protein: MTAAVTAALATVLTAALAALLAAAPARAVSRPADGGSHRSPHTLGLSYAKVPASTLLCAKVAAKAGYSFDRTVATSLGREPQIVVAIAVAMAESSCDPGAVNVNSGGSEDRGLWQMNSVYHSEVSNACAFQIQCNANAAWKVSDHGANWSPWSAYNNGSWRSFVGDARAAISGGFSFQLANSGGRTCLDADRGDHADGAPIRQWACDAADSHQQWTVVSSSVGVPPILRNVGTGTCLEWDGTKAGNAQPIVQWSCDAADGGQQFSFVGSGRLNTDGSAQALMQNSRNGTCVAADRTSHADGAAIWQWTCAGSDGFQMWN
- a CDS encoding MFS transporter — its product is MSTTTESLSPTGAGAGTETESPALNPRRWAALVVIAIAQLMIVLDATIVNIALPTMQRSLHISDVNKQWVITAYALAFGSMLLLGGRVADYTGRKRAFVIGLLGFAAASAVGGAATNAAMLFSARAAQGVFGALMAPAALSLLTVTFTEEKERARAFGVYGAIAGGGTAIGLIMGGVLTQYASWRWTLLVNVPIAAIAAFMATRVLSESKAHGNTKYDIPGALSSAIGLAALVYGFNKANTDGWGSTTTLSLLAAGVVLLIGFVLWELRTSHPLLPMRVILDRNRGGSFLSSLLMGVGMFGVFIFLTYYMQQILGYSALKSGFAFLPFTFGVVAGAGVATRFLPQIGPRLLMSVGFGLATVGMVLFTFIGVDTSYLTHVVPAELVMSFGIGLFFVPLSSTSLIGVADHDAGVASALVNTTQQIGGALGTAMLVTFATTATTNYFTSHASPTANPASLAAHAAVHGYVTAFIWSAAILAVATLVVATLVKARKDDLPTGGAVHMG